In Bacteroidota bacterium, one genomic interval encodes:
- the yajC gene encoding preprotein translocase subunit YajC codes for MGQIGQFLPLVLIIVVFYFFMIRPQLKKTKEQKKFRENIKIGDKIVTIGGIHGKIADIQEATFMITVEGGVKLKIEKSAISMDASTLLGAEQK; via the coding sequence ATGGGTCAAATAGGTCAGTTTCTTCCGTTAGTATTAATTATCGTAGTATTTTATTTTTTCATGATTCGCCCTCAGTTGAAAAAAACAAAAGAACAAAAGAAATTTCGCGAGAACATTAAAATTGGTGATAAAATTGTAACGATTGGTGGTATTCATGGTAAAATTGCAGATATCCAAGAAGCAACTTTTATGATTACTGTAGAAGGTGGTGTGAAATTAAAAATTGAAAAGAGTGCAATCTCAATGGATGCTTCCACTTTGTTGGGAGCAGAGCAAAAATAA
- a CDS encoding DUF1573 domain-containing protein yields MKTNLILAFAVSLLAVGCGQDKSSEDRTISSDVINVPATASGKAVPGSTPVMSFEDEVHDFGKITQGETVSYAFMFQNTGGSDLVISSAQGSCGCTIPNYPKEAIKPGQTAKIDVKFESSGKSGLVKKTVTLVTNCTPSTKVLTISATVDVPEEE; encoded by the coding sequence ATGAAGACAAACTTAATTTTAGCGTTCGCAGTTTCATTGCTGGCAGTTGGATGCGGACAAGATAAATCTTCTGAAGACAGAACGATTTCTTCTGATGTGATTAATGTGCCAGCAACGGCTTCAGGAAAAGCTGTTCCAGGCTCAACTCCCGTGATGTCATTTGAAGATGAGGTGCACGATTTTGGCAAAATTACACAAGGAGAAACCGTTTCGTATGCATTTATGTTCCAAAATACCGGTGGCTCCGATTTAGTAATCTCTTCCGCTCAAGGAAGCTGTGGCTGTACCATTCCAAACTATCCGAAAGAAGCAATTAAGCCAGGACAAACAGCAAAAATTGATGTAAAATTTGAAAGTAGTGGAAAATCAGGGTTGGTAAAAAAAACAGTTACCTTGGTTACCAATTGTACACCCAGTACGAAAGTGTTGACGATTAGTGCAACAGTTGATGTGCCGGAAGAGGAATAG
- a CDS encoding transcription antitermination protein NusB — translation MLNRRYLRIKVMQALYGFFQSDTKDIARSEKELFAGIDKIYDLFIYQLAFLIELRHVATVLMEEAKVKRLPTEHDLNPNLKFIENKFINQLAENIHVQREINNRRINWNNEFELVKKIFNNIKASPEFEKFMNVSDDSFNTHRDFVLEMFKESIADFELLNHLYEEKNLHWGDDIYIVNPMVVKLIESSKEDAAPDAPIMSLYKDKEEDMLFVKDLFRETVMRNDEIEKMIGDKTKNWEVERIAMMDVLLMKMAVAEILHFSSIPVKVTLNEFIEISKMYSTPKSKIFINGILDKIVADFKAGDKLNKMGRGLME, via the coding sequence ATGTTAAACAGAAGGTATTTAAGAATAAAGGTGATGCAAGCGTTGTACGGATTTTTTCAATCCGACACAAAAGACATTGCAAGAAGTGAGAAGGAATTATTTGCCGGAATAGATAAAATCTATGACCTGTTTATTTATCAGCTTGCGTTTCTAATTGAATTAAGACACGTGGCTACCGTGTTGATGGAAGAGGCGAAAGTAAAACGACTTCCTACCGAACACGATTTGAATCCCAATTTAAAATTTATTGAGAATAAGTTTATTAACCAGTTAGCGGAAAATATTCATGTACAGCGTGAAATTAATAACCGAAGAATTAATTGGAACAATGAATTTGAATTGGTAAAAAAGATTTTCAATAATATCAAAGCATCTCCTGAGTTTGAAAAATTCATGAATGTTTCGGATGATTCGTTTAATACCCACCGCGATTTTGTATTAGAGATGTTTAAAGAATCCATTGCTGATTTCGAATTGTTGAATCATTTGTATGAAGAGAAAAACTTGCATTGGGGAGATGATATTTACATTGTAAATCCAATGGTGGTGAAGTTGATTGAGTCTTCAAAAGAAGATGCTGCTCCGGATGCTCCAATTATGTCGTTATACAAAGACAAAGAAGAGGACATGCTGTTTGTGAAAGATTTATTTCGTGAAACCGTAATGCGCAACGATGAGATTGAAAAAATGATTGGCGATAAAACAAAAAACTGGGAAGTGGAGCGCATTGCCATGATGGATGTTTTGTTGATGAAAATGGCTGTTGCCGAAATTTTGCATTTCTCCAGTATTCCCGTAAAGGTTACTTTAAACGAGTTTATTGAAATTTCAAAAATGTATAGTACTCCGAAAAGTAAAATTTTCATCAATGGAATTTTAGATAAAATTGTAGCCGATTTTAAAGCAGGGGATAAGCTCAATAAAATGGGTAGAGGATTGATGGAGTAA
- a CDS encoding Glu/Leu/Phe/Val dehydrogenase yields MTLNNHEQVVFCNDNDTGLKAIIAIHNTILGPSLGGTRMWMYNNEMEALTDVLRLSRGMTYKSSVAGLNLGGGKAVIIGDSKTQKNEALMRRFGKFVNSLSGKYITAEDVGVSTKDMEYIKMETDFVSGLPVNMGGSGDPSPVTAYGVYLSMKASAKEKWGNDSLAGKKVVVQGIGHVGENLVKHLVKEGAKVSIFDINEERLKAIAKETGAEVIADGNKLYDMDMDIYAPCALGATVNTDTLNRLKCSIICGAANNQLADENVHGKMVIEKNIIYAPDFVVNAGGIINVFYELEGYNRERAMAHAEKIYDTTLNIFKLSKEQNIPTYMAANRLAEKRLEDIGKIKVKF; encoded by the coding sequence ATGACTTTGAACAATCACGAGCAAGTGGTTTTTTGCAACGATAACGATACTGGATTAAAAGCAATTATAGCAATTCACAATACGATTTTAGGTCCGAGTTTAGGTGGTACACGCATGTGGATGTACAACAATGAAATGGAAGCATTGACAGATGTATTGCGTCTATCAAGAGGGATGACTTATAAATCATCGGTTGCAGGTTTGAATTTAGGTGGTGGAAAAGCAGTGATTATTGGGGATTCAAAAACACAGAAAAATGAAGCGTTGATGCGCAGATTCGGTAAGTTTGTAAACAGTTTATCCGGAAAGTATATCACTGCTGAAGATGTTGGAGTGAGCACAAAAGATATGGAGTACATTAAAATGGAAACTGATTTTGTAAGTGGATTGCCTGTAAATATGGGTGGTAGTGGAGATCCTTCTCCGGTTACTGCGTATGGTGTTTACCTTTCAATGAAAGCATCTGCAAAAGAGAAATGGGGAAATGATAGCTTGGCGGGCAAAAAAGTGGTGGTTCAAGGAATCGGTCACGTAGGCGAAAACTTGGTGAAACACTTGGTAAAAGAAGGAGCAAAAGTTTCCATTTTTGATATCAATGAAGAGCGTTTAAAAGCAATCGCAAAAGAAACAGGTGCAGAGGTGATTGCCGATGGAAATAAATTATACGATATGGATATGGACATTTATGCGCCATGTGCTTTAGGTGCTACCGTTAATACGGATACCTTAAATCGTTTGAAGTGTTCCATTATCTGTGGTGCTGCTAACAATCAATTGGCAGACGAAAATGTCCATGGGAAAATGGTGATAGAGAAAAACATCATTTATGCTCCTGATTTTGTTGTGAACGCAGGCGGTATCATCAATGTGTTTTATGAGTTAGAAGGATATAACCGTGAGCGCGCAATGGCACATGCTGAAAAAATTTATGATACTACTTTGAATATTTTTAAATTATCCAAAGAACAAAACATTCCAACCTATATGGCTGCAAATCGCCTTGCTGAAAAACGATTGGAAGATATTGGTAAAATTAAAGTGAAGTTTTAA
- a CDS encoding ABC transporter ATP-binding protein yields the protein MGSLKHINKYLYKYRFRLLLGVIFVGVSNYFAVTAVPYIRLTIDYLKTAKAEGIPEDESYHLLLVYGLYTLGYALLSGFFLFLMRQTIIVMSRLIEYDLKNEMYAHYQKLDTAFYKRNNTGDMMNRISEDVGRVRMYIGPAIMYILNTSFLFFFTITEMIHVDVKLTLFVLIPLPFLAISIYYVSNTINKKSTKVQEQLSDITTHTQEAFSGIRVLKAYGREHQSLTDFEVQSNSYKNLTMGLIKVESLFQPFMILLIGLSTLFTIYIGGMQAIGGKITYGNIAEFIVYVNRLTWPIASLGWVTSLIQRAAASQTRINAFLHTAPEIVSQTTETAPIEGDIEFKNVSFIYPDSGITALKNVSFTIPKGKTLAIIGRTGSGKSTIANLICRLYDVSSGELLIDQQNIKVIPTSSLRSQIGYAPQEVILFSDTITHNIAFSIDEDVQLEEAIVQAAKDAAIYENIMSFKDQFETVVGERGITLSGGQKQRISIARAIIKQPRIMIFDDCLSAVDTETEEEILGNLRKVMTGKTCLIISHRISTVKNADNILVIDKGEVVESGSHQQLIEKQGAYFELHKMQLLEEEKTA from the coding sequence GTGGGATCTCTCAAACATATCAATAAATACCTCTACAAGTATCGGTTTCGATTGCTTTTGGGAGTAATATTTGTGGGTGTCTCCAACTATTTCGCAGTAACAGCTGTTCCCTACATTCGTCTCACCATCGACTATTTAAAAACGGCCAAGGCGGAAGGGATTCCAGAAGACGAAAGCTACCACCTACTGCTTGTTTACGGATTATACACCCTAGGATATGCCCTTTTGAGTGGATTTTTCCTGTTTTTAATGCGCCAAACCATCATTGTCATGTCGCGGTTAATTGAATACGACCTCAAAAACGAGATGTATGCACATTATCAAAAGCTGGATACCGCCTTTTACAAACGCAACAATACTGGCGATATGATGAACCGCATCAGCGAAGATGTAGGAAGGGTGCGGATGTATATTGGTCCTGCCATCATGTATATTCTCAACACCTCCTTTTTATTTTTCTTTACCATTACCGAAATGATTCATGTGGATGTAAAACTAACCTTGTTTGTATTGATTCCATTACCTTTTCTTGCTATTTCTATCTATTACGTTAGCAATACCATCAATAAAAAAAGCACCAAGGTTCAAGAGCAACTCTCCGACATCACCACACATACTCAGGAAGCGTTCTCCGGAATTCGAGTATTAAAAGCCTATGGCAGAGAGCATCAATCGTTAACCGATTTTGAAGTACAAAGTAATTCGTACAAAAACTTAACGATGGGGTTAATCAAAGTCGAATCACTTTTCCAACCATTCATGATTTTATTGATTGGCTTAAGTACGCTTTTCACCATTTACATTGGTGGAATGCAAGCCATTGGTGGAAAAATAACCTATGGTAATATTGCCGAATTCATTGTATATGTGAACCGTTTAACTTGGCCCATTGCGTCCTTAGGCTGGGTAACCTCTTTAATACAGCGAGCTGCCGCATCTCAAACCCGAATCAATGCATTTCTACATACTGCTCCTGAAATTGTCAGTCAAACTACCGAAACCGCACCAATTGAAGGGGATATTGAGTTCAAAAATGTGAGCTTCATTTACCCGGATTCCGGAATAACCGCCTTAAAGAATGTTTCTTTTACCATACCAAAAGGCAAAACCTTAGCCATTATTGGACGAACCGGATCCGGCAAATCCACAATTGCGAATTTAATTTGCCGCTTGTACGATGTGAGTTCGGGAGAATTATTGATCGACCAACAAAATATTAAAGTCATCCCAACATCTTCACTCCGAAGCCAAATAGGGTATGCACCGCAAGAGGTGATCTTATTTTCTGATACGATTACGCATAACATTGCCTTCAGTATTGATGAAGATGTGCAACTGGAAGAAGCCATTGTTCAAGCTGCAAAAGATGCCGCCATCTATGAAAACATCATGAGTTTTAAAGACCAGTTTGAGACAGTAGTAGGCGAAAGGGGAATCACCTTGTCAGGGGGACAAAAACAGCGTATTTCCATTGCCAGAGCGATTATCAAACAACCACGAATTATGATTTTTGACGATTGTCTTTCTGCGGTGGACACAGAAACAGAGGAAGAAATTTTGGGTAACCTTCGAAAAGTGATGACTGGCAAAACCTGCTTGATTATCAGTCATCGTATTTCCACAGTAAAAAATGCCGACAACATTCTAGTAATCGACAAAGGAGAAGTGGTTGAATCGGGCTCACACCAACAACTAATTGAAAAACAAGGTGCTTACTTTGAATTGCACAAGATGCAGTTGCTAGAAGAAGAAAAAACAGCCTAA
- a CDS encoding PUR family DNA/RNA-binding protein produces MEEGFDKNGMDREEIFSKSVRAGKRTYFFDVKSTKGNDYYLTITESKKRFGDDGKFFYEKHKLFLYKEDFEKFAEGLNEAVAHIKSISPAIEPRPEYVPNETPKTDSSFSDVNFEDLDK; encoded by the coding sequence ATGGAAGAAGGATTTGACAAAAACGGAATGGACAGAGAAGAAATTTTCTCGAAATCTGTTAGAGCAGGTAAAAGAACTTATTTTTTTGATGTAAAAAGCACCAAAGGAAATGATTACTATTTGACAATTACAGAAAGCAAAAAACGCTTTGGTGATGATGGTAAATTCTTTTATGAAAAACATAAATTGTTTTTATACAAAGAAGATTTTGAAAAATTTGCAGAAGGTTTAAACGAAGCAGTTGCTCACATTAAATCTATTTCTCCTGCAATTGAACCACGCCCTGAATACGTTCCAAATGAAACACCAAAAACAGATTCTAGTTTTTCGGATGTGAATTTTGAAGATTTAGATAAATAA
- a CDS encoding DUF2179 domain-containing protein: MFLDAYGHFDYYNWILLPLIIFFSRICDVSLGTLRHVFISKGFRKVVPLLGFFEVLIWIIVVAQVMKNLNNVACYLAWAGGFATGTFVGLWIEEKLALGLQVIRIITNQDCSELLEAFKKDNHGITVVDAQGAVGPVKMIFTIIKRKNVKEVVQLIRKYNPTAFYSIEEIKNTSQGVFTENAGGGFATIRQMFPARKGK; encoded by the coding sequence ATGTTTTTAGATGCCTACGGTCATTTTGATTATTACAACTGGATACTTTTGCCGTTGATTATTTTCTTTTCTCGCATTTGTGATGTGAGTTTGGGAACATTGCGTCATGTTTTTATTTCAAAAGGTTTTCGAAAAGTGGTTCCGCTGTTGGGTTTTTTCGAAGTGTTGATTTGGATCATTGTGGTAGCCCAAGTGATGAAAAATTTGAACAATGTTGCCTGCTACTTAGCATGGGCAGGTGGTTTTGCTACCGGCACTTTTGTAGGGTTGTGGATAGAAGAAAAGTTGGCCTTGGGTTTACAAGTAATTCGAATCATCACCAATCAAGATTGCAGTGAATTGTTGGAAGCCTTTAAAAAAGACAATCATGGAATAACTGTGGTGGATGCGCAAGGGGCTGTAGGGCCAGTAAAAATGATTTTTACAATCATCAAACGCAAGAATGTAAAAGAAGTGGTGCAACTGATCCGGAAATACAATCCAACGGCTTTTTATTCCATCGAAGAAATTAAAAATACCAGTCAAGGTGTTTTTACAGAAAATGCGGGAGGTGGATTTGCAACCATTCGACAAATGTTTCCTGCAAGAAAAGGGAAGTAA
- a CDS encoding T9SS type A sorting domain-containing protein, translating to MITPLPGNNIIVAGAQDNGTWYTNTASPTTPWSQPRGGDGSYCAIADGQTNYYFSIQNAKMMKATLDGVGNITSFARIDPIGLKNPEFINPYTLDPNNNNIMYLAGGKYLWRNNDLSGIPMVGNWDSISTNWVQFIDSVPTVNSIVTAVTACKTPANRVYYGTDKKRVYRVDNANVGTPTPVDITSTITSALFPNAYVSCIAADPLDGDKVMVTFSNYGVYSVFYTEDGGTSWIKVGGNLEASAVSSPSVRWASILHVADGTVYLLATSTGLYATDTLIAAGAATGSGTVWVQQGTSTIGNSVCDMIDVRPSDGLVAVATHASGIYSTYITSVNDIVTVKDIEGSKNDLQLTNYPNPVVENTTIEFTLNAKANVNLQIWDAYGRLMETLVNTDLQEGKHSVVFHKKNLKSGVYYYSLTADNRRKTNKMIIVK from the coding sequence TTGATCACGCCACTGCCTGGAAACAATATTATTGTTGCCGGAGCACAAGACAATGGGACATGGTATACCAATACCGCATCACCAACAACTCCTTGGTCGCAACCTCGCGGTGGTGATGGTTCATATTGCGCCATTGCGGATGGGCAAACCAATTATTATTTCTCGATTCAAAATGCGAAGATGATGAAAGCGACATTGGATGGAGTTGGAAACATTACATCGTTTGCACGAATCGATCCTATTGGTTTAAAAAATCCGGAGTTTATCAATCCGTATACATTGGATCCCAACAACAACAATATCATGTATCTGGCGGGTGGAAAATATTTATGGCGGAACAATGATTTATCGGGCATTCCGATGGTGGGAAACTGGGATTCTATTTCAACGAATTGGGTGCAGTTTATTGATTCAGTTCCAACAGTTAATTCAATTGTAACAGCTGTCACTGCTTGTAAAACACCTGCAAACAGAGTGTATTATGGAACCGACAAGAAGAGAGTTTATCGCGTAGACAATGCCAATGTGGGAACACCAACTCCTGTGGATATTACTTCTACAATTACCTCTGCTTTATTTCCAAATGCCTATGTGAGCTGTATAGCAGCTGATCCGTTAGATGGAGATAAAGTAATGGTTACTTTTTCGAATTATGGAGTATATAGTGTGTTTTATACAGAAGATGGCGGTACCAGTTGGATAAAAGTCGGTGGTAATCTCGAAGCGTCAGCTGTTTCAAGTCCTTCTGTTCGATGGGCCAGTATTTTGCATGTGGCTGATGGAACCGTTTATTTGTTGGCAACCAGCACCGGTTTATACGCAACAGATACGTTGATTGCAGCGGGTGCAGCAACAGGAAGTGGAACCGTTTGGGTGCAACAAGGAACGAGCACGATTGGTAATTCAGTTTGTGACATGATTGATGTTCGTCCTTCTGATGGGTTGGTAGCCGTAGCAACACATGCCAGTGGAATTTATTCAACGTACATTACAAGTGTGAATGATATTGTAACCGTAAAAGATATTGAAGGATCTAAAAACGATTTGCAATTGACCAATTATCCGAATCCGGTTGTAGAGAATACAACCATTGAATTCACACTGAATGCGAAAGCAAACGTGAATTTGCAAATTTGGGATGCTTATGGCAGATTGATGGAAACATTGGTTAATACGGACTTGCAAGAAGGAAAACATTCAGTTGTATTCCATAAAAAGAATTTGAAGTCGGGTGTTTATTATTATAGCTTAACAGCCGACAATAGGCGAAAAACCAATAAAATGATCATTGTTAAATAA
- a CDS encoding YkgJ family cysteine cluster protein: protein MDLEKLKEEAKKAEPSSQKLFEHLKRKKPKNLDDVVHELHEEAFQRIDCLKCANCCKTTSPIFYDRDVDRIAKRLRMRPSDFIAKYLHIDEDKDYVLNVAPCPFLDNENYCLIYEDRPTACREYPHTNRKRFFQILDLTLKNTHVCPAAFEIVEEMKKKLK from the coding sequence ATGGATTTAGAAAAACTAAAAGAAGAAGCAAAAAAAGCGGAGCCTTCATCTCAAAAATTATTTGAGCATCTGAAAAGGAAGAAGCCTAAAAATTTGGATGATGTTGTACACGAATTACATGAAGAAGCGTTTCAGCGGATTGATTGTTTGAAATGCGCCAATTGTTGCAAAACAACAAGTCCGATTTTTTATGATCGCGATGTAGATCGTATTGCCAAACGATTGCGCATGCGTCCATCCGATTTTATTGCCAAGTATTTACACATTGATGAAGACAAAGATTATGTTTTAAACGTGGCACCTTGTCCGTTTTTAGATAATGAAAATTATTGTTTGATATACGAAGATCGTCCAACAGCCTGCCGTGAATACCCTCATACCAACCGCAAGCGTTTTTTTCAAATCCTCGACCTTACACTTAAAAACACGCATGTTTGTCCAGCTGCTTTTGAAATTGTAGAGGAGATGAAAAAGAAGTTGAAATAG
- a CDS encoding glycerophosphodiester phosphodiesterase, which yields MKNQLLFFCLLFPAFSFSQENKTLSSKQTKIEIHGHRGFRGRFPENTLIAFKEAIKAGADYIELDVIISKDSQVVVSHEPWFNPKTCTAPDGKAITKRTKNNLHQLNYAEIKKYDCGKRGNKKFPQQLKTEVFKPLLSEVIEEMEKYTQENNLPPIYYNIEIKNNSMGDRKYHYSTKTTVALINDVLKKYAVNDRILIQSFDVRCLKEIHTLNPELKTGLLIANLRSVKHNIRKLHFTPAYYNPALKICKKKTIRQAHQSGCKVVVWTVNSQKEMVKFRDLGVDGIITDYPNFATILK from the coding sequence ATGAAAAACCAACTCCTCTTTTTCTGCCTCTTGTTTCCTGCCTTTTCTTTTTCACAAGAAAACAAAACCCTTTCCAGCAAACAAACAAAGATTGAAATACACGGTCACAGAGGATTTCGTGGACGCTTTCCTGAAAACACACTCATCGCTTTTAAAGAAGCCATCAAGGCCGGAGCGGATTACATTGAACTTGATGTGATTATCTCCAAAGACTCTCAGGTAGTTGTTTCACATGAACCTTGGTTCAACCCAAAAACGTGTACTGCACCCGATGGCAAAGCAATTACCAAAAGGACAAAAAACAATCTGCATCAGTTAAATTATGCCGAAATAAAAAAATACGACTGTGGAAAAAGAGGAAATAAAAAATTTCCGCAACAATTAAAAACAGAGGTCTTCAAGCCGCTATTAAGTGAAGTGATTGAAGAAATGGAAAAATACACGCAGGAGAATAATCTTCCTCCAATTTATTACAATATTGAAATAAAAAACAATTCAATGGGTGACCGAAAGTATCATTATTCAACAAAAACAACCGTCGCTTTAATTAACGATGTATTAAAGAAGTATGCGGTCAACGACCGTATACTAATTCAAAGTTTTGATGTTCGATGCCTAAAAGAAATACATACACTAAACCCCGAGCTAAAAACCGGTTTATTAATTGCCAACCTCCGATCCGTAAAACACAACATTCGAAAACTCCACTTCACTCCAGCCTATTATAATCCGGCTTTAAAAATCTGCAAAAAAAAGACCATCCGTCAGGCGCATCAATCCGGATGCAAAGTGGTGGTATGGACAGTAAATTCGCAAAAGGAGATGGTCAAATTTAGAGACTTAGGTGTTGATGGAATTATCACAGATTACCCCAACTTTGCCACAATTCTAAAGTAA
- a CDS encoding Re/Si-specific NAD(P)(+) transhydrogenase subunit alpha, whose protein sequence is MKVGIPSEIFPNELRVAATPKTVKRLQKQGFEVYIQKGAGTKANFSDKEFEEAGAKIVATAADIYGSSDIVLKVKEPSMEEVDMMREGLVTLSYLWPAQNQPLLQKLADKKVNAIAMDAIPRISRAQKMDVLSSMANIAGYRAVIEGSFHFGRFLNGQITAAGKVEPAKVLVIGAGVAGLASIGAANSLGAIVRAFDTRKEVAEQIESMGATFLTVEIEEDGATSSGYSKEMSPAFIEAEMKLFLEQAKEVDIVITTAQIPGRPAPKLWMDYHVAAMKPGSVIMDLAASTGGNCALTKNGEVYTTDNGVTMVGKLNQLPTQASQLYGNNLCHLLDDMGKAEKWKIDMEDAVVSRAMVTYNGKINWPPAPLPVSPTAGGKPKVVPPTEAETKATNEAAAKKATTSMVITLAVVGGLLFLVGKFAPSEFIQHFTVFVLSIFVGWQLITNVAHALHTPLMAVTNAISGIIVVGGLLQTTGDIKNPVTIIAVVAILIASINIVGGFFVTHRMLKMFKK, encoded by the coding sequence ATGAAGGTAGGAATTCCATCGGAAATTTTTCCAAATGAATTAAGAGTTGCGGCTACTCCCAAAACCGTAAAACGACTTCAAAAACAAGGGTTTGAAGTTTACATTCAGAAAGGTGCAGGAACCAAAGCCAATTTTTCAGATAAAGAGTTTGAAGAAGCAGGAGCAAAAATAGTAGCAACTGCCGCTGACATTTATGGAAGCTCTGACATTGTTTTAAAGGTGAAGGAACCTTCCATGGAAGAAGTAGATATGATGAGAGAAGGTTTGGTAACGCTAAGTTACTTATGGCCTGCTCAAAATCAGCCCTTACTCCAAAAATTAGCAGATAAAAAAGTGAATGCCATTGCAATGGATGCGATTCCACGTATTTCCAGAGCACAAAAAATGGATGTATTGTCGTCCATGGCAAACATTGCAGGATATAGAGCCGTAATTGAAGGTTCATTTCATTTCGGAAGATTTTTAAATGGACAAATTACAGCAGCAGGAAAAGTAGAACCTGCTAAAGTATTGGTGATTGGTGCCGGTGTTGCCGGTTTAGCTTCTATCGGAGCAGCCAATTCATTAGGTGCAATTGTCCGTGCATTTGATACACGTAAAGAAGTTGCTGAACAAATCGAATCGATGGGCGCAACATTCTTAACAGTGGAAATTGAAGAAGACGGAGCAACATCTTCCGGTTACTCAAAAGAAATGAGTCCTGCTTTTATTGAGGCAGAGATGAAATTATTTTTAGAACAAGCGAAAGAAGTTGATATCGTAATTACTACTGCACAAATTCCAGGAAGACCAGCTCCGAAATTATGGATGGATTATCACGTAGCTGCCATGAAACCAGGTTCGGTGATTATGGATTTAGCTGCATCAACTGGTGGTAACTGTGCTCTTACAAAAAACGGAGAAGTTTATACGACTGATAATGGAGTTACCATGGTTGGTAAATTAAATCAACTTCCTACACAAGCATCACAACTATACGGAAACAACTTATGTCATTTATTAGATGACATGGGGAAAGCAGAAAAATGGAAAATTGATATGGAAGATGCTGTTGTGTCAAGAGCAATGGTTACCTACAATGGTAAAATCAACTGGCCTCCTGCTCCACTTCCAGTTAGTCCGACCGCTGGTGGAAAACCAAAAGTTGTTCCACCTACAGAAGCAGAAACAAAAGCAACAAATGAAGCAGCGGCAAAAAAAGCAACCACTTCAATGGTTATTACATTGGCAGTAGTTGGCGGCTTGTTGTTCTTGGTTGGGAAGTTTGCACCAAGTGAATTCATTCAACATTTCACGGTATTCGTTTTATCAATCTTTGTTGGCTGGCAGTTGATCACCAATGTTGCACATGCATTACATACACCGTTAATGGCGGTAACGAATGCGATTAGTGGAATCATCGTTGTTGGTGGTTTATTACAAACAACAGGTGACATCAAAAATCCAGTTACGATAATAGCCGTTGTAGCTATTTTGATTGCCAGCATTAATATTGTTGGTGGATTCTTCGTAACGCACCGTATGTTGAAAATGTTTAAAAAATAA